The Bos indicus isolate NIAB-ARS_2022 breed Sahiwal x Tharparkar chromosome 27, NIAB-ARS_B.indTharparkar_mat_pri_1.0, whole genome shotgun sequence genome contains the following window.
ggaaactcaacttctatccctggattggaaagatcccctggagaaggaaatggccacccactccagttttcttgcctgggaaatcccatggaaagaggagcctggtgggctacagtccatggagttgcaaagagttggatacgacttagcgactagtCAACATCCTAGATAGTTGGGAGAAAAGCCAGTCTTGGCAGGAAGGGGAAGCCATTTTGTCCTCCCGGAGGCTCTGCAGTGCAGGTCCCCAGGCTTCCTGAATGCTACAGCCCTGGAAGTGCGTATCAGTCAATAAAGCAATGTCCTGAATAAAGGACTATCTGGCCCCCAATCAGCTAGTGTCAGTGACATCATGCAACAAGAGCATCTTATAGCTGTTGCTTTCTTTTCAATGGTAACATCACAGTCTACACCTAATGTACTTTCCATAATCTGTGGAAAATGAGGGTGTTGCAAGCTGTCAGTTGCCAGGGATAGAAACTCAATTACTTGTACATTCCCCTCCccccagaaaaaaaattccaagagaaAACTCTTCATGTGATAGGGAAAGCCCCACATTGGTGTAAGTGGTCCTTTGCACATCAGAGAATGTCACTCGAGAGTAAGGAGTACGAGAAGCCCCACCAACATCCCACGGGTGGCAGGTGGTCTACATGAGGGGCATTATCTATTCAGGTTACTTCCCTCGGGATGAAATTTATCCCACTTTTCAAAAGGCGTATTGGCCTTacctgaaaggaagaaaaaaaaatcccaccatCACCTCCCCTCTTCTCCCTAAAAGCATCCTTCCAGTGTTATCACTTTAAGGtctaattattaaatttaatatttgttttcccAAACAATGAAGTAGAGTGATGGCTTTTTCAGATACATGACCTCCCTCGGTAAGACCTGAAGGGTTTAGTAAAGGCACCCTGAGCTGATACCCACACACCTCTTACAGGAAAGGCTTCCAGAGGTTCCAGCCAGCCAGAACATTCCATCCTTAAGGAAAATCAGACCTTACAGGCCAATCAAAATTGAAACGGCCAAGGCTTCTCTCTCTCGACCTGGCCAGATCAGTCTGAAAAACGTGCTTGATCTGATTCATTTAATGCATCCAGCCAAACCATAAAGGCTCAGAAGTGTTTCGACTCATTAAGGCAGATCCACCAACAGGActgatggattctttttttcaACGCTGTCTCTAATTTGCTCTTGTCCAGTTGACCCTGTACCACAGGGAAAAAAtaagggagaaaaaggagggtggtttttttaaaaaaaaaaaacattttttatattattgttcACCAAGTATTTCTCCTTGAACATATTTATTTTGTGAAGGTCACCTGATTTAGGGAACCATTGAAAGATCTGATAGAAACTTGAAAATACGTAATGCATTCAGGCCATCTATAGAGTCCTAAGCCACATCCATGCTCTAGGGGCCTTGGTTTCAACTGGCTCATCTTAGCACTTCTGTTTTGTCCTTTGGCTTTGACTGGGCTGCCTTTCCAGTTCCATGATTGATTTTTCTGGGGAGAGTCATCTGCTGACATAACCGGGGGAAAATGAGCAAGTCATTATATGCCATTTCTTCACGAACCCTAGTCAGTCTATTCTTTTAGAATTAACAACCACCAAAAAACTTGCAAAAGACGGCACGATGCCTTCCCCACTTTTAGCCCTTGGATAGGTCCTCTTTTTGCAGTTTGGGGAAGCAGTTTCCCAGGTTTTTCTAAAGATAGAATTGGAAGATGGAAGCACTACCAGTGCTTGCcatttgaaaagaaggaaaaatagagtAAGTAACAGTACAGTAGGGTCTTCACTTTCTAGGCAGTGACGCTTTTACGCTCCTCTTTCTTAACCAATTCATCCCAAACAAAAGATTCCTGCTCTGCATTCTGCTTTCCCCAGAGAAGGACCAGTGGGGTGATGCCTTTGCTGCTTAGACTTAGTGCTAAAAACATCCAGGTGCCCGTTCGTTCCAGCCACATCAGCTCACAGATTAGCACCTTATGAAATTGAATTCCCTGTCCTGTGGCTCTAGGGGAAGGGAGGCAGCAGACACTCTCAATTAACATACAAGCATCCACAGGCCACGTCCTCATTTGACTTACGCGGCACAGAAATAACGTGACAGGGCTCCATGTCTCCTGGTCCGTTGTCGCCCCCGCAATGCACCAGCTGctttgctttctaattgtggCTGCCACGTGACCGCCAGCCTAGGTTAGGAGTTATGCTGTATGGGATAACCCTTCCAAATCTATATCCACCTTGCTTCCCACCCCAGCACTTCCTCCCTCtggttttcttttatgtatttatttttcctcccttagTATCAGGCATGCTGTGCCAGGAACCTCAGATGGCTCCTTCACTCTTTAACCTCGTTTTTCCCTCCTACCTGGCTTCCTCCTCTCTCCGTCATTCTGTCAGTCTGTCTGGCCTCttgatttgctttcttttcctcttccaaacctttctgtttgttttcgtATAATCTCTGCAGCATTCTGGTCTTTTTTTTACCCACTGActattttctcctcctcctcctcttcctgttaATAATCAGTGATCTTATTAATTTGATTTGACAATGTTCCTGACCTGTTAACTGGAATTTGATTACCATGGGCTTGGCTTGTaggaaatgtttttgtttaatgATTAAGTCTGCTGTATCATAGAAATGGCATTGCACCTTTTTTCATTTCAAGAAGACTTCCGGCAACTTGCCCTCTCTCagtagagggaaaaagaaaaaaactgtggcTGCTGAGACAGAGAATGTAAATTGAAATTGTTCCATAAGGCCCCATGTTGATACCCAGCTATGAGACCTTCATTGGTAAAATGTTTCCCAGTTCTTGACCAACTTGTTAATCAGAATAGCAAATGCAGCTTAGACTGCTTATTATGCATTGGTTAACTTCTCTTTCTCATTGAAGTTGTGAATATTTTCCAGTGGGTGTGACTAGACTGGTTGGAAGCTTCGTTCCTAAGAGGATCAGGTTCACCATTAAATCAGCCAATCTTACTAAGAACCTGACTACCATTCTATAAGCAATTTATCCCCCTCCAAAGCCGATTTGCAAATCGAAAACTTTCCGTGAATCAGAAACTGGTTGCAGTGGGAGTATAGTAGTACCTTCATCTGAAATTTCTAAACATCCCACCTCCGTGGTGCAACCGACATTAGCTAATTTTCCAACTTGTCCAATGCAGGGAGGTACAATCTATTCCAAATCTTGTATCATTCGTGCCAGTGGTTTTGTAGTGTCATAAACTAGATCTCTAAGTACAACTGGTGAAGTCATAATTGTTCCTCAAAGGACAAGTCTTCCTCGCGGCCCAAGACTATCCCATCCATCTTACTGGAGTTTCTCTGATACAGTGCCGAGCTACTCCATGTCCAGCTGCTTCTGTCCCCGTTTTCCTATTAAATCATAGGAATCCTGCCTCAGTTTTGTTTCTAACTACAAGTCAAGCTCATGTTTGCAAATgtctttgagttttcttttctttttttgttttaagttaaAAGTGGTTCTTTGTAAAGACCACGGGAATAGGACCTAGCTGGGAAATAAAAAAAGgcttgggatgggggaggggaggggacaggaagctgggaagaagggggaaggggaaggtcCCAGTGGTGCCGATGCCACCTCCTTTTATTGGCATCAATTCCTGTTGTCTttgcaagagattttttttttaataaaatctacaATTTTAACCAAAATCGTTATTTTACCATTAATGTTTATGGTTTGTCAGTTTAGTACGCATCTATGGCTTAACATTAAAGTCATTGAATAGATCGtagtttttttattataaatggccCTCCAATGGGCTTTGCAGCTTTATGCTCAAAATGTGGTGCAGAGAATGCTGCACCTTAAGTCTTATCTGCCGAAGGAATGAATTGTCCCGTGTGTATTTTCTTGTGAACATGGACAATGCAGCATGCCAACTCTTCAGTTGTAAGTCCCAGCGAGGGTCAGGGACCTAGCTTCGCTGACGTCTGTTCTCATCCCTTTCCAGAAGCGGAGGAGCTCTACCAGAAGAGAGTGCTCACCATTACCGGCATTTGCATCGCGCTGCTCGTGGTTGGCATCATGTGTGTGGTGGCCTACTGCAAAACCAAGTAAACACCTCCCCGGCCTCCTTCCCCCTGAGCTCACAGGCAGCCTGGGTGGCAAAGGCTCGGCAGAAACCAGGCTCCACAGCCTTGTCCTGGAAGATTAGAAGGGCAGGGGGATTTCCTCCTTATTTTTGGTCCTGAATAACCCATTCAAGGACCTTCCTAACCACAGGCATTAGAAAGCTTTGCCTATTTGTGCGAAAATGTTCAGAAGACTTTTGCTCACGGACCACAGTCCCATGACCCAAGAAAAGGGTTGGAGGGACAGGGTTACATAGGGACCCACGCGGGTGTCTGTGGATGTGGGTCCCTCCTGAAAGGAGTGTGGTGGGTACCACAAGTGAGCTTGTCATCTCAATTCTGAAGACACGTCCAATCTGCACTCAGACATAGGGGACAATGGACGCGTTTGGTGGCGTTTGAAAGGCAGGCATTTTTAAAAACGATGATGGAGTTTTCAGTTGCATCCAGTCAGTTGCATCCAGTTCAAATTCTCCCACAGTGTGAGATTTACAAAAGGACTCTCACGGGAGGAGAAGCAAGCAAAACTTgctttgaaagaataaaagagaaaacatgaaaatagaTTTGTGTTCACTTTGTTGGCTGTTGAAGCTGGGTCCTTGTTAACAAATATGATTATATGATATGAACTCCTTTCACTTTTGTATCATATGTAAAATTTCTACTTTGAAATAATGCTAttcacagttttattttattttgtcgtTTCATCACATAAACTCTCATGCCAAAACTAGTCATGGGAATATTATTATGATCTCAATTGAGGAACACAGACAATCTGCATTTATGCCATAGAAACAAGGACATGGATGGCATTTCCTTAATGTCCTGGGATGTAGCGTGTTGCCAGAATCAAGCAAGcgatagagaaaaataaaccttCATGGAATCCATCTTATGAGTCTTACTAGATTCAGTCTCAATATTTGAATATTCATTACCTAGTTATACAAAAATGTACTAGAATAGGATCATGTTATAATTGTGCCAAAATCTTCTGGCAAAAGATGTACACATtttcactcacatacacacactatgaTACACAGATTCAAAAGTAACTCCATTTTCTTCAAAGACACACAGACAGGCAAAACTATAAATGAAATCAGCTTTATCAATTGCACAGCATGAATTGTAACCTAAGACACACAACCATCTGTAAGACTTGGGCAAAGATGGAGTGATTATGAAAGGCTGAGTTTTAGCCAAATCTCAACTTGACGTATCTCGTCTTCTCCTCTGTTTTTTCCTTATCTCTCAGCAGTCCAGTTCCATTTCTGTAAGAATCCCACCGGCTTCTTCAGTCTATTTGCCAAGAACAGATGACTCCACTTCGGAGATGGGGTGGCATGCCCTCTCTCTACCTCTCTCCCCACGAATCCACTGTCTTGAGTGTTGTGTTGGTAGAAGAAAGAACTGACTGCactgaaaaatgtaaataattagaaaaaaaataaatcagtgctCCATTTTTCCCTATGCAGGAAACAACGGAAAAAGCTTCATGACCGGCTTCGGCAGAGCCTTCGGTCTGAAAGAAACACCATGATGAACGTAGCCAACGGGCCCCACCACCCCAATCCGCCCCCCGAGAACGTGCAGCTGGTGAATGTATGTTGACTCTGCCCAGTGGGAAAGTTCAGCATCTCTCCTCTGTTCAGGCACcttgaagtttattttctaaagctCTTAGGCTCTTAGCTGCTGCCATTAATCACCAGGGCTTCCAGGAAGCCAAGTTTTCGCCGAGAGAAAATAAtgggaacattttttaaagtggatTTGGTGACTGTAAAACCAGTACATTTCCTCTTATAAAGTGTTCATTAACGGGTCGGAATAATAATGTTGAAACCCAACATTCTGTAAGGAAGCCATAACCGGAAGATAGAgcagagaaaaaaacacaaagaaaataataaaactcatGATACAAGAATCAgaaggaaatgttttatttttttatacttggGAAATGAAGGCTGCTTGAGTCTATCTAACTAATTAGCACTGATAACTGAGCTAAAGGCTctagaatccttttttttttaattagaggcaTTTTGAGGTGCCTGATGATTTACTGATTCTGAGAAGGGAGATATTAGGCCATGGAAAATGTTAAGGGCATTACCAGACTTGCTTCTCAGTAGCCAAAACAGAAGAATTTAATACTATCTAATTCCTTGACTCTTTCTACAAGATACCAAACCCTTCGGAGGAAATATATCCTTCACCATtcaaagatgtatttttaaaatttaccaatcATCTAGCTTTTAAATATAATGAAGTCATTAAATATTAGATTCAGAGAATCTTTAGATAGCATCTTCCAAAGCTCCCCCTGGTTTTTTTACAGATAGGGTAAGTCCTttacatatgaacaagttccatGTGAACAAGTTCTTATTTGTAAATCCAATTTGTtggtaagtccaacaaagttagcctacatacccaactaacacaaccgGCTATATAGTACTATAATAAGTTTATAATCCGTTCACAtctttttgaaagtttgcaacttgaaggttcttatgtaggggacttaccaTAAGAGCCAAGGCAGAACGGAACTCAGCTTTCCTGGTTTCTGGAGTATTACTCTTCCTACTTCACCatcattcttgttttgttttcatttcccttagaTGATTGGCTTTTTATAAGCAGAGCTGGAAGAGTATATGACAGTACCATTTTCAGTCTTACAGTCAAAGATGAATTTTGTGTGGAGCAAATATATCAAAAGACCCAAGTTCAGGGTTGCTAGTAGTTCAACCACCAGGAAGTCAGAAGACTGTTAGGTGCTGATAAATTAACATCCTTCACTACCAGTGAAGTAGTTAAGGATGAAGTAGTTAAGGAAAGGATGAAGTAACATCCTTTCCTCCCCCTACCAGTGTGTTCATTAGAATGTTCTGCACAGTTGCTAAGTACATTCTCTGTTGACATACCTATAGTCTGTCATGGTGTGTATTATAATATAGAGGAGGCAGAATGACTGCCTGAATTCTGATCATGGCTCAAGCTACATGACTGTGAGCTTTAACTTTTCTAACCCCTAtttcatcataaaaataatacctaCTTCAAAAAGTTCCAGTGggcattaagaaaataatccacaTAATCAATCCATTAGCCCAGTGGCAGTTGGTGAGTGTTGTATAattgttaaatattattttcattagatTCACTGAGCTTACATTGCCTTCCAGGGAACAAGAGTCATTTGTTACACAGACTAAAAATAGCTCATTACATATGACAACACCATCTTTTCCTTAAAGCAAAGATCCACATGGAATAAACCTTTCTATGGTTAAGATAACCAGCTAGAGTTTCAAGTATAATTCAgattgtattgtttttgtttccatgaaTATATCAGTTTCTTTTAGAGCCCATAACCTATCAGATCATCAAATGTCCTATTTCATCTAAGACTATTCCTATGCATGTCTTTTCCCATTACTTAACTCAATTTGGTGTAAATACTAACagtgtttaaaagaaaattttaaaatgtccctCTCTTACTAATAAAGGTGGTAATAACTACtgtgattcagtggtaaaaaataaagtagaatctATTTGTACCAAATATAAGACCCACTATCTATTGTatggcttgtcaaggtttatAACATTGGCCACTGTTATAAATTCTTCAAATCTCTCAGTAGCCTTGTTAGTCTTACCACGGACAATGAGGTAAAAATTTCAATGATACCATTAGAGCAACATGGATGCTGGGAAATCGAAAGAGAAATGTAGATTCAAAACatagagattattttaaaaattcttctaatgacttaaaatttaaaataagacaaaaatttcTGTGCTTGCTACAGCTTACAAAGTAAGTACTGTGAAGGTGTTTGTATTGAATTCTAGTCATGTTATCAGTTGGAAACGAAAGAGAAGAAACAGGTCTTCTCTGATAAAATGTAGTTGTTAAAGTAGAACctacattgtgtgtgtatatccaAAGAGATTTTCATGAATTCTATTTATCTAATTTAAAGATCATACTAACCAGGATAGGCTTTGCCATATGGCCACTGGAGAAATAGAGCTTATTATGCAGCATGTGTATTAGAAGAgtagatttgtgtgtgtatgtgacatTGTTAGAATTTTGACTTCCCTAAATCTtcaagttgtgtctctttgtttATCCAGCAATACGTATCTAAAAATGTCATCTCTAGCGAGCATATTGTTGAGAGAGAGGCGGAGACGTCTTTTTCCACCAGTCACTACACTTCGACAGCTCATCATTCCACTACTGTCACTCAGACTCCCAGTCACAGGTATGAGAATAAAAAGCTGCGTGACATTTCTCCAAGAACTAATATTTACACGTTCCCTTTTGTTCTCCCTGCCTACGAAAGGAACAGGAGGTACTTATAAGGCAGTGCGGTCCTGTAGTGCATATGATTTGGAACAAAAACAGGCTTTGGACATCCAATTGACTCTGCCACTAATTGCTATTTGAATCTGACCCTCAACTTTTCTGTCACCAAAACAAGGGGAAGTAATACCCACCTTACAGTATTGTtattccccattttagagattgtcttttttcatgCCTGACCATTTGCAGAATTGCTGTTATtgttactcagtcactaagtcctgtccaactctttgtgaccccatggactatagcccgccaggctcctctggcctccactgtctcccagagtttgctcaaattcatgtccattgagtcagtgctgctatcttaccgtctcatcctctggcgcctgcttctcctttcaccttcagtcttccatagcatcagggtcttttccaatgaattgctATACTGAAAAGAGTTTGTCTAAGATACTATATAATACTTAGAAGCTGACTTCTTCCAGTGGTTGGATTGCCCTGGAATAGCACATGAAAACGGGTTACCTAGCTGAACCTCAAACTCTCAAACGCTCTGGTGATATCTGAGCGTGTACTGCCAAGGGCAGCACTGGACTTCCAAATGGAGCATATAAGAGCAGGGTATCCTTAATCTAAGACGCTCAAGAACAGAGAGACTCTAAAAATATTTAGTACAAAATGGCATTTGTTTAATGTGTGTTGAATGGGTGAACATGTAAATAAAGTGTATCCTTGCAAAGCTAACCTAAATCACGATCCTATGCATCACAAGCATCTTAATAGACAGTCCCGTTCTGAGACAAGTAATGCCAGCGTGAAACATCAGTCATTTGCAAGATTTGTCACTTCCCTCCCTTTCATGTCCATGTGTGCATAGAATTAAaaatctccctctctgtctctgcctctcacACTTCCCCTGTAGCTGGAGCAATGGACACACTGAAAGCATCATTTCGGAAAGCCACTCTGTCATCGTGATGTCATCCGTAGAAAACAGTAGGCACAGCAGCCCCACTGGGGGCCCGAGAGGACGTCTCAATGGCTTGGGAGGCCCTCGTGAATGTAACAGCTTCCTCAGGCATGCCAGAGAAACCCCTGACTCCTACCGAGACTCTCCTCATAGTGAAAGGTAAAACCGAAGGGCAAAGCtactgcagagaagaaagcacccCAGTAAGAGAATCCCCGTGAGCACCTGCTCTCCCACCTAAGGAAGCTGCTCTCATGAGAATAAGGGGCGCCAGTTGCCTGGTCTAGGAGTGATCCTAGTTGATGAAGGCATTTTTTGGTTTGACTGAACTCATTTCTTCCGAGCTTCTCGCATCATCCCAGTGGCTGACAGGCAACAAACTCTTAAAAGAGCTGGAATGATTTGATGTGGAAGGTGCAGCAGTTTTGGAGTTCCCAGCTTTGACCTTAGGCTCAGACCCTCTGGgggagtctcagtttcctcaactggaaCTTGAGAACACTGGCCTCAGTGATCGATCAGGACCCTTCTAGAATCCTAAGTGGCCAGTTACCCAAAGTCTGGTCAATCTGGCCTCCTGTTCTCATGAGCTAACCCTTTCTTACCTTCCAGCCTCAGTTAAATCAGATCAAGGGCTGTGACCTTGCCAACTGTCCTGGGGATGGCTTGCGTTCCAGCAGACAGTATCCCTTTGTGAAATTCCAGCAAGGAATGCATCCATCAATCTCCTGTCCACTGCGGCTCGCAGTCTTCACAGGAGGTTTTCAAAGCAGATATTGCCTTTGATGTGGCTTTTATTCCAGAATGTGTTGGCTTTCTTCTGGGGCTATTGGGTTGGGTGGGGGAAGTCAAGACAAACGTAAAATAAAGATCAGAAGAAAGTAACCTGAAAGAGATGCTTAATAGCATTACTGAATTCATAGAGTCTCCCGATCCATTCTCACCTAAAGTGGGGGAGAAAATTATACCCACCCAGCATTCCTAGTCCATCAAGAAGCTGTTACTCATTTGTTTTCAAATCCAGCAGGGTGTTGTCTGTTTGTTggtttactttattgttttctcAGTCCAATCTCTGGCCACTTGCTAAAAGGTTTACATAATGTCGAAGTCATACTTGGTTTTCATGGGTGGAGATGATTTGGGTACACTCCTTCGCTCATACAGCAAAGGATGACCAGTTTGGAGCCGGCAGGTCACTTAGAGCCTACTTATTACTTTTTCAAGGGCCTTTACTCCAAAATGgcttttcagaattttatggAATTAGTGATTGCTCTGACTCATCTATGAAAAAGTAAGCTTGGTCCAAAGCTGGTTTAAACCATCAGCCTTAAATTCATGTAAGTGTATATGTATTAAGCCTGTTTCGATTCAATCCTTTTAGAAACTTGAGAGAGAAGATAGGGATAAATtctttctccatcaccacaggtGATGTTTATCTTTAAAGGTTGACATTTTCCTGCTGGGATAGGCTTCCTTTTATACCCCAGGTATTATTTAGGCCATCAGAATGTACCTAGCATCCTGGAGAAAAACAATGAAGCCGTGCTATGGTCTGGTTGAATCTGGATTAGCATTTCTCAGAGAGCTTAATTTAAGTATCCCCAAAATAATAAGTCTGGAGACTCGAGCCCCAGATATTTCCATCTGGAGACACTTTCCCATTTTAGACACAGTCAGATCTCACATCTGTATGACTCAGAATCATGGATGGCAAGCAGGAGGGTTAATAGGTTTCTTGTTCCTGTTAGCTGGAGATGAGAAGACGGTGTCCTGTGTCATCACAGGTCATGTCAAATTAGACTCTGCAAATGCCAACGTGAAGGAAAGAGTCCTTTAGTGCTACACATTGGTGACATTTTTATCTAAGCTGAGAAATGTGACTCTGAATAAGCCACATCTTTCTCAGTGCCACGTAAGGTCTTCTTGTTTTGGGGGAAGAAAACACGGTATGGTAAAAACAGTGCACTCGATGTCTTGACAACGAGATTTCCTGAGCGTTATCAAACATAGCACAACATAAGGTGACATGGTACAGCCCACCTTTGAGCAGTCAGTAAAGATAAGCCAGAGCTGGATACAGCAGTGGGTTTTGGAAGAGAGGTAGACCAGGGATTGGACATAACGATGAAGCCAAGCGTCAGCTATCTTTGAATGTCATGGTCAGTGGGATATAGAGTTGCAAATGGAATGTTAAGAAGTCGCATTTCATGGAAAAGTTAAAAGCGCACAAATGTGTTACGCTGTTTTCAGGAATAAATCTAAGTTactatgctctttttttttcataagacATAACCTTATAGCTGAGCTAAGGAGAAACAAGGCCCACAGATCCAAATGCATGCAGATCCAGCTTTCCGCAACTCATCTTAGAGCTTCTTCCATTCCCCATTTGGGCTTCATTCTCTAAGACCCCTTGGCCTTTAGGAAGGTATAGTATTTAAGTAATACTTCTTCCCCTTCCAAATCCCCGAGCCTTGGTCCTTACAAACTGAGAGGTTTCCAGGACCCTGTGCCCTCTTGTCTTAACTCACATGCTTTTATTGAaaatcatgattaaaaaaataaaatcacgaTGAGATGGAAACAAATCTCAAACGCTTTGCTAAGCCAGGCAATTTAGCTGATCTTTGCATGCACTCCTGTGAGGAGACTCTTGACCACCTAATTGGAGATTCCAAATGTCTTAGTGTAAAACCTGAGATGTCTACAATGAAGAGAATTACTCTGTTGTCTGATGATGATATCTGATGATAAGAGAATGACCTCTGCCCCCtgacccccccacccctcactctctgcctctctcattGCACCGCACTTACGCTGGGGTCTTCTGTGCTCACACAGGTATGTATCAGCAATGACCACCCCGGCTCGTATGTCACCTGTAGATTTCCACACGCCAAGCTCCCCCAAGTCACCCCCTTCGGAAATGTCCCCGCCCGTGTCCAGCACGACGGTCTCCATGCCCTCCATGGCGGTCAGTCCCTTCGTGGAAGAGGAGAGACCCCTGCTCCTTGTGACGCCACCACGGCTGCGGGAGAAGTATGACCACCACGCCCAGCAATTCAACTCGTTCCACTGCAACCCCGCGCATGAGAGCAACagcctgccccccagccccttGAGGATAGTGGAGGATGAGGAATATGAAACGACCCAGGAGTACGAACCAGCTCAAGAGCCGGTTAAGAAACTCACCAACAGCAGCCGGCGGGCCAAAAGAACCAAGCCCAATGGTCACATTGCCCACAGGTTGGAAATGGACAACAACACAGGCGCTGACAGCAGTAACTCAGAGAGCGAAACAGAGGATGAAAGAGTAGGAGAAGATACGCCTTTCCTGGCCATACAGAACCCCCTGGCAGCCAGTCTCGAGGCGGCCCCTGCCTTCCGCCTGGTCGACAGCAGGACTAACCCAACAGGCCGCTTCTCTCCGCAGGAAGAATTGCAGGCCAGGCTCTCCGGTGTAATCGCTAACCAAGACCCTATCGCTGTCTAAAACCGAAATACACCCATAGATTCACctgtaaaactttattttatataataaagtatTCCACCTTaaattaaacaatttattttattttagcagtTCTGCaaatagaaaacaggaaaaaaaaaacttttataaattaaatatatgtatgtacaaatGTGTTATGTGCCATATGTAGCAATTTTTTTACAGTATTTCCAAACGAGAAAGATATCAATGGTGCCTTTATGTTATGTTATGTCCAGAGCAAGTTTTGTACCATTCCGTGACTGCTTTTTCACAGTATTTCAGCAACCCTCCACCCCATAATATTCTGTTTTTTGCTGGCTTCTCGTGCATTGCATTATGATGTTGACTGGATGTATGATTTACAAGATTTGCACCTGTCGCTCTGTTTGCTTCGAGTAGTACTCAATCAGGATGTCTTGTAATGGCGCATCCATCCAATACTCCCCCTCTGtatgagatttttcttttgctttccgtATGTGAAATGAGTTGTGTCTACTCTGCCAGCCAAAGGTTTGCTTCACTGGGCTCTGAGATAATAGTAGATCCAGCAGCATGCTACTATTAATTACAGCAGGAAACTGCATTAAGTCATGTTACATATTAGGAAGAAagta
Protein-coding sequences here:
- the NRG1 gene encoding pro-neuregulin-1, membrane-bound isoform isoform X7, whose translation is MSERREGKGKGKGGKKDRGSGKKPVPAAGGPSPALPPRLKEMKSQESVAGSKLVLRCETSSEYSSLKFKWFKNGSELSRKNKPQNIKIQKRPGKSELRISKASLADSGEYMCKVISKLGNDSASANITIVESNATSTSTAGTSHLVKCAEKEKTFCVNGGECFMVKDLSNPSRYLCKCPNEFTGDRCQNYVMASFYKHLGIEFMEAEELYQKRVLTITGICIALLVVGIMCVVAYCKTKKQRKKLHDRLRQSLRSERNTMMNVANGPHHPNPPPENVQLVNQYVSKNVISSEHIVEREAETSFSTSHYTSTAHHSTTVTQTPSHSWSNGHTESIISESHSVIVMSSVENSRHSSPTGGPRGRLNGLGGPRECNSFLRHARETPDSYRDSPHSERYVSAMTTPARMSPVDFHTPSSPKSPPSEMSPPVSSTTVSMPSMAVSPFVEEERPLLLVTPPRLREKYDHHAQQFNSFHCNPAHESNSLPPSPLRIVEDEEYETTQEYEPAQEPVKKLTNSSRRAKRTKPNGHIAHRLEMDNNTGADSSNSESETEDERVGEDTPFLAIQNPLAASLEAAPAFRLVDSRTNPTGRFSPQEELQARLSGVIANQDPIAV
- the NRG1 gene encoding pro-neuregulin-1, membrane-bound isoform isoform X8; the encoded protein is MSERREGKGKGKGGKKDRGSGKKPVPAAGGPSPALPPRLKEMKSQESVAGSKLVLRCETSSEYSSLKFKWFKNGSELSRKNKPQNIKIQKRPGKSELRISKASLADSGEYMCKVISKLGNDSASANITIVESNATSTSTAGTSHLVKCAEKEKTFCVNGGECFMVKDLSNPSRYLCKCPNEFTGDRCQNYVMASFYKAEELYQKRVLTITGICIALLVVGIMCVVAYCKTKKQRKKLHDRLRQSLRSERNTMMNVANGPHHPNPPPENVQLVNQYVSKNVISSEHIVEREAETSFSTSHYTSTAHHSTTVTQTPSHSWSNGHTESIISESHSVIVMSSVENSRHSSPTGGPRGRLNGLGGPRECNSFLRHARETPDSYRDSPHSERYVSAMTTPARMSPVDFHTPSSPKSPPSEMSPPVSSTTVSMPSMAVSPFVEEERPLLLVTPPRLREKYDHHAQQFNSFHCNPAHESNSLPPSPLRIVEDEEYETTQEYEPAQEPVKKLTNSSRRAKRTKPNGHIAHRLEMDNNTGADSSNSESETEDERVGEDTPFLAIQNPLAASLEAAPAFRLVDSRTNPTGRFSPQEELQARLSGVIANQDPIAV
- the NRG1 gene encoding pro-neuregulin-1, membrane-bound isoform isoform X12, producing the protein MSERREGKGKGKGGKKDRGSGKKPVPAAGGPSPALPPRLKEMKSQESVAGSKLVLRCETSSEYSSLKFKWFKNGSELSRKNKPQNIKIQKRPGKSELRISKASLADSGEYMCKVISKLGNDSASANITIVESNEITTGMPASTETAYVSSESPIRISVSTEGTNTSSSTSTSTAGTSHLVKCAEKEKTFCVNGGECFMVKDLSNPSRYLCKCPNEFTGDRCQNYVMASFYKAEELYQKRVLTITGICIALLVVGIMCVVAYCKTKKQRKKLHDRLRQSLRSERNTMMNVANGPHHPNPPPENVQLVNQYVSKNVISSEHIVEREAETSFSTSHYTSTAHHSTTVTQTPSHSWSNGHTESIISESHSVIVMSSVENSRHSSPTGGPRGRLNGLGGPRECNSFLRHARETPDSYRDSPHSERHNLIAELRRNKAHRSKCMQIQLSATHLRASSIPHLGFIL